Proteins encoded together in one Chryseobacterium sp. G0201 window:
- the nrfD gene encoding NrfD/PsrC family molybdoenzyme membrane anchor subunit, which translates to MSGHYEAPIREPLIIGHKTYHDITEDIARPIEERAGKLWWVSLYAALVLFIYGFGCIAYTIGTGIGAWGLNRTINWGWDITNFVWWVGIGHAGTLISAVLLLFRQRWRMSVNRSAEAMTIFAVVQAAIFPVIHMGRVWVGYWVFPLPNQFGSLWGNFNSPLLWDVFAISTYFSVSTVFWFMGLIPDFAMIRDRAKTPWTKKIYTFLAFGWGGKAKHWQRFEELSLVLAGLATPLVFSVHTTVSFDFATSVIKGWHSTIYPPYFVAGAIFSGFAMVQTLLLIARKVCHLEDYITMYHIEIMNIVIILTGGMVTVAYATEYFIGWYSGSRFEDFTYLSPGAATGPYWWAFWALISCNLIIPALFWFKRIRTNIIATFIIALIINIGMWFERFDIIVINLSRDYLPGSWTMFKPTIIDVGVYLGTIGFFSVLFLLYARTFPVIAQAELKSILKISGETYKAKEGDEHH; encoded by the coding sequence ATGTCAGGACATTACGAAGCTCCGATAAGGGAACCTCTAATTATTGGTCACAAAACTTATCACGATATTACAGAAGATATCGCACGACCTATCGAAGAAAGAGCAGGAAAATTATGGTGGGTATCACTATATGCAGCCTTAGTTCTTTTCATCTACGGATTCGGCTGTATCGCTTATACTATCGGGACAGGTATTGGAGCATGGGGGCTTAACAGAACTATTAACTGGGGTTGGGATATTACCAACTTCGTATGGTGGGTAGGTATCGGTCACGCCGGAACACTTATCTCCGCAGTATTATTATTATTTAGACAGCGTTGGAGAATGTCTGTAAACCGTTCAGCTGAAGCGATGACTATCTTCGCGGTTGTTCAGGCGGCAATCTTCCCTGTTATCCACATGGGTAGAGTTTGGGTAGGATATTGGGTTTTCCCTTTACCTAACCAGTTTGGTTCTCTTTGGGGGAACTTCAACTCTCCTCTACTTTGGGACGTATTTGCGATCTCTACGTATTTCTCAGTATCAACCGTATTCTGGTTCATGGGATTAATCCCTGACTTTGCGATGATCAGAGATAGAGCAAAAACTCCTTGGACAAAGAAAATTTATACATTCCTAGCATTCGGTTGGGGTGGTAAAGCAAAACACTGGCAGAGATTCGAAGAATTATCTTTGGTTCTTGCAGGTTTAGCTACTCCACTTGTATTCTCAGTACACACTACCGTATCTTTTGACTTCGCAACTTCGGTTATTAAAGGATGGCACTCTACGATCTATCCTCCTTACTTCGTTGCAGGGGCGATCTTCTCAGGATTTGCAATGGTACAAACACTATTGTTGATCGCTAGAAAAGTTTGTCATTTAGAAGACTATATTACAATGTATCATATCGAAATTATGAACATCGTAATCATCCTAACAGGTGGTATGGTAACTGTAGCTTATGCAACTGAATATTTCATCGGATGGTACTCAGGATCAAGATTTGAAGACTTTACTTATCTTTCTCCAGGTGCAGCAACCGGTCCTTACTGGTGGGCGTTCTGGGCATTGATTAGCTGTAACTTAATTATTCCTGCACTATTCTGGTTCAAGAGAATAAGAACAAATATCATTGCAACATTTATTATTGCATTAATCATCAACATCGGTATGTGGTTCGAGCGTTTTGATATCATCGTTATCAACCTTTCTAGAGACTACTTACCTGGATCTTGGACAATGTTTAAACCAACGATCATTGATGTGGGTGTATATTTAGGAACAATCGGATTCTTCTCTGTATTATTCTTATTATACGCAAGAACATTCCCTGTAATTGCACAGGCCGAATTGAAATCAATTCTGAAAATCTCAGGTGAAACTTATAAAGCAAAAGAAGGAGATGAGCACCACTAA
- a CDS encoding TAT-variant-translocated molybdopterin oxidoreductase, translated as MASNKIQFRSIHELKDPALNNKLAQKEFQEEIPVEDFLGDAEQNGSSTSRRDFLKLLGFSTAAVTLAACEAPVIKTIPYVVKPHDIIPGVPNFYASTYFDGFDFASVLVKTREGRPIKIDPNPAAGDLGKTNARAQAAVLSLYDNDKVKQPKLDGKDETFDKVDDFVLKGLEEAKAAGKKIVLLSQSFASPTFKKLFADFKAKYPTAELVTFDAFPYSAGLDAAQEVFGQRALPVYDLKGSELVVSFQADFLGDYNAGSLETSFAEARKPGANMLRHIQVESNMSLTGANADSRYRLKPSAVNKTLVEVYNAIVGGGAASDKIASEIVKELQAKGSKAVVLADGSKGAQVLAHLINQKLGSVAFTGKANFLREFDKARYNEFLTWVNAGQVGVLITNNVDPIYSHPKGEDFKKSLTKVPYVIAVADKKNEMYKAAKAVIPVANWLESWGDMEPQTGVYTLMQPTIQKIYKSRQIEESLLVWKNGKNNAANNYYDYLKASSASILGATSFNKALYNGIVPSNNATTLSYAGGNAAQAIAELGNFKASDLELVLYTKTSMGDGTQANNPWLQELPDPITRMSWDNYLTISPKDAERLGIENDLNARMQLDGSIVNLTVNGVTIKDVPVFIQPGQADGSVGLALGYGKKNSGATADTGVNAYPLFDGSNLVVSNAKIEKTGEDHEFAGIQLQNTLMGRYEIAKEVPLAEYINVAFDDEHKGWNKPLEYHTISGALPAGKIDLWDAFDDTDGPHFNLSVDLNSCTGCGACIIACQAENNVPVVGKEEIRMSRDMYWLRIDRYYSAKEKIETKEGIERGLNVPNLYDILIEPNESPDVIFQPVMCQHCNHAPCETVCPVAATSHSKQGQNHMAYNRCIGTRYCANNCPYKVRRFNWFTYNLNDKFDFNQNNDLGRMVLNPDVVVRTRGVMEKCSMCIQKTQATILSAKKEGRKVTDNEFQESVACAAACSTGSMKFGDMNDKESEVRKLYSSNRRYYLLEEIGTKPNVFYHTKVRNRVEK; from the coding sequence ATGGCTTCAAACAAAATACAATTTAGAAGTATTCATGAACTTAAAGACCCAGCTTTAAATAATAAGCTGGCTCAGAAAGAGTTTCAGGAAGAAATTCCGGTAGAAGATTTCCTTGGAGATGCTGAACAAAACGGATCAAGTACTTCAAGAAGAGATTTCTTAAAGTTACTAGGATTCTCTACAGCGGCGGTAACGCTTGCTGCTTGTGAAGCTCCGGTAATTAAAACGATTCCTTACGTGGTAAAACCTCATGATATTATTCCGGGGGTTCCAAATTTCTACGCTTCAACATATTTTGATGGATTCGATTTCGCTAGTGTTTTAGTAAAAACTCGTGAAGGTAGACCAATCAAAATTGATCCAAACCCGGCTGCTGGTGATTTAGGTAAAACTAACGCTAGAGCTCAGGCAGCAGTACTTTCTCTTTATGATAATGATAAAGTAAAGCAACCTAAGCTAGACGGTAAAGACGAAACTTTCGATAAAGTAGATGATTTCGTTCTTAAAGGATTAGAAGAAGCTAAGGCAGCTGGTAAGAAGATCGTTCTTTTATCTCAATCTTTTGCTTCACCTACTTTCAAAAAGTTATTCGCTGATTTTAAAGCAAAATATCCTACAGCTGAATTAGTAACTTTTGATGCTTTCCCTTACTCTGCAGGATTAGATGCTGCTCAGGAAGTATTCGGACAAAGAGCATTACCTGTTTACGATCTTAAAGGTTCTGAATTAGTAGTTTCTTTCCAGGCAGATTTCTTAGGAGATTACAACGCGGGAAGCTTAGAAACTTCTTTTGCAGAAGCAAGAAAACCGGGAGCAAACATGTTGAGACACATCCAAGTGGAATCAAACATGTCTTTAACTGGTGCTAATGCTGACTCAAGATATAGATTAAAGCCAAGTGCTGTAAACAAAACTTTAGTTGAAGTTTACAATGCAATCGTAGGAGGAGGCGCTGCTTCTGACAAGATTGCTTCTGAGATCGTAAAAGAATTACAGGCTAAAGGCAGCAAAGCTGTAGTATTGGCTGACGGTTCTAAAGGAGCTCAGGTTCTTGCACACTTGATCAACCAAAAATTAGGCTCAGTAGCTTTCACTGGTAAAGCAAACTTCTTAAGAGAATTTGACAAAGCAAGATATAACGAATTCTTAACATGGGTAAACGCAGGACAGGTTGGAGTATTAATTACAAACAACGTAGATCCTATCTATTCTCATCCAAAAGGAGAAGATTTCAAAAAATCTTTAACTAAGGTTCCTTATGTAATTGCTGTTGCAGATAAGAAAAATGAAATGTACAAGGCAGCGAAAGCTGTAATTCCTGTAGCTAACTGGCTAGAATCTTGGGGTGATATGGAGCCTCAGACCGGAGTTTATACATTAATGCAGCCAACAATTCAAAAAATCTACAAATCAAGACAGATTGAAGAATCTCTATTGGTTTGGAAAAACGGAAAAAACAACGCTGCTAATAACTACTACGATTATTTAAAAGCTAGTTCTGCTTCAATCTTAGGGGCAACTTCTTTCAACAAAGCTTTATATAACGGTATCGTTCCTTCTAATAATGCAACAACGTTGTCTTATGCTGGTGGAAATGCTGCTCAAGCTATTGCTGAATTAGGAAACTTCAAAGCTTCTGATCTGGAATTGGTATTATATACTAAGACTTCAATGGGAGATGGTACTCAGGCAAACAACCCTTGGTTGCAGGAATTACCGGATCCGATCACTAGAATGTCTTGGGATAACTACTTGACAATTTCTCCTAAAGATGCAGAAAGATTAGGTATTGAAAACGATCTTAATGCTAGAATGCAGTTAGACGGTTCAATCGTAAACCTTACTGTAAACGGAGTAACAATAAAAGATGTTCCTGTATTCATTCAACCGGGACAAGCAGACGGATCAGTAGGTCTTGCGCTTGGATATGGTAAGAAAAACTCAGGAGCTACCGCTGATACAGGTGTAAACGCTTATCCTTTATTTGATGGTTCTAACTTAGTTGTATCAAACGCTAAGATTGAAAAAACAGGTGAAGATCATGAATTTGCAGGTATTCAGCTTCAGAATACTCTAATGGGACGTTACGAGATTGCTAAAGAAGTTCCTTTAGCTGAATATATCAACGTAGCATTCGATGACGAGCACAAAGGATGGAACAAGCCTTTGGAGTACCACACGATCAGCGGAGCATTGCCAGCTGGTAAAATTGACCTTTGGGATGCATTCGATGATACAGATGGTCCTCACTTCAACTTATCAGTTGACTTGAACTCTTGTACTGGTTGTGGAGCATGTATTATTGCTTGTCAGGCAGAAAACAACGTTCCTGTTGTAGGTAAAGAAGAGATCAGAATGTCCAGAGATATGTATTGGTTAAGAATTGACCGTTACTACTCTGCTAAAGAAAAGATCGAAACTAAAGAAGGTATTGAAAGAGGACTTAACGTTCCTAACTTATACGACATCTTAATCGAGCCAAACGAAAGTCCTGATGTGATTTTCCAACCGGTAATGTGTCAGCACTGTAACCACGCTCCATGTGAAACTGTATGTCCGGTAGCGGCTACTTCTCACAGTAAGCAAGGTCAAAACCACATGGCTTACAATAGATGTATCGGTACTAGATATTGTGCAAACAACTGTCCGTACAAAGTAAGACGTTTCAACTGGTTTACATATAACTTGAATGATAAATTCGACTTCAATCAAAATAACGATTTAGGAAGAATGGTTCTTAACCCGGATGTTGTTGTAAGAACAAGAGGGGTTATGGAGAAATGTTCAATGTGTATCCAAAAGACTCAGGCAACTATTCTTTCAGCTAAAAAAGAGGGAAGAAAAGTTACAGACAATGAATTCCAAGAATCGGTTGCTTGTGCAGCAGCTTGTTCTACAGGATCCATGAAGTTTGGAGATATGAATGACAAAGAATCTGAAGTTAGAAAATTATATTCTAGCAACAGAAGATATTATTTACTAGAAGAGATCGGAACCAAGCCAAACGTGTTCTATCACACTAAAGTAAGAAACAGAGTAGAAAAATAA